TGTTCAGGCGGGCGGCGATCTCGTCGTTGTCCAGTCCCTGAGCCGCCAGCAGGACGATCTGGGCCCGGAAGACCTCTCGATACGGCAACGTATACTTCCGGGCCCGCACCTCCAGCACGCTCCGCTCATTCGCGGTCAGCTCAACCACGTACGGACTCTTCCTGGGCATGGCGACGACCCCTCCGGGGCCCGCGAGACCATACCGTATCACGCACAACTTACGCGAGTGTACTTATGCGGAGAGGTACTTAGGGAGAGTCGCCGGGCGACCACCTTGATCAACCGACCGTCGCCGGTTTCGTCCTGAAACCCCCTCACGGGGATGACCGTCGTGCTCGGAGCCGTGGGCGGGCTGGCGGCGCTCCTCCGGCCGGGCCGCCTGTGGGCCCTCGCCATCGCGGATGCCCTGGTAGCCACGGCCGTGGTCGCGTCGATGTTCGGCGTGGGCCTCTACGAGCTGGCCCCGCTGATGCTGCTGGGCGCCGCCACCATCCGCACCCCCCACCGTCCGGCGGCCACCAGCGCTCCTGTCGCGCTTGGTGAGGCCACCCCCGAACCGCAGCGCCGCACCGCCTGATCCGACCCCCGTTTCGCCCGCCCTCACCTGGGAAGGGTCTGCCTGACACGTGAATGGGGGAGGTTCGGTGATGGGCATCCTCGCGATCGTCGCGCTCCTGCTCGGCCTGGCCGCCGCCGGTGTTCTCGTCGACGTCGTCGTGGAGAACGGCTCCGGTCCGGCCCACGGCGTCGCCGTGTTCGGCCAGACCATGCATCTCTCCATCCGCGAGCTGGCCGTGGCGGGCGCGATCCTGGGCGCCGCGGTCGTGATCCTGGTCGCCGTGGGCCTGGCTCTCCTGGCCCGGCGGCGTGGACGCCGGCGCGCCCAAGGCACCGGCTGGCAACCCGATCGGCAGGAGCTCGAGCGTCGGGTGGAGCAACTGGCGGCGCGATCCCGCCTCCTGGAATCCCAGAACGCCTCGCTCAACCAGGAGAACCTGGCCCTGCGGCAGCGGGCCGAGGAGCTGGAACCCGCAACCGAGCGCTCGCCGGAGTTCGGTCCCGCCGGCAGCCAGGTGTCGAAGACGGCCCTGATCTCCGCACCCCCGCCTCCGGTCCCGCCGGGCGGCGGCGAACCCGTGGGACAGCGCCGACGGTAGCCGCGTAACGGCGCGAGGCCGGCCCGACGCAGAGACGCAGAGACGCAGAGACGCAGAGACGCAGAGACTACGTCCGGCTCAGCGCCCGGCCGGCCAGCGAGAAGACGGCCCGCCGCTCGCCCGGCTTGAGCCCGACCGCCACCAGGACCACCCCGTACACGATCGTCCCCACCAGGATCGACCCGCCCAGGTCGATCAGCCACTTCGGCCCGGCCAGCGCCAGGTGCATCCCCCACATGGCCAGCCCGCCCGCCACGGCCGGCGGCACCAGCCGCAGGAAGTGCCGGTCGAACGGCCAGATCTTCACGAAGTGGTGGACGAGGAGCAGCCGCGCCACGGCGGACGTCGTCAGCGTCACGGCCTCCGCGATGGCCGCACCCTTCATCCCCATCGACGGCGCCAGCCACACCGCCACGCCCACCGCCAGCACGAACGACAGCGCGTAGACCAGCAGGTCCCAGCCGGTCCGCCCCACCATGATGAGGATGAACCCGACCGTTCCCACCACCACCGGCACGATCAGCCCGATGATCAGGATCTCGAGGGCCGACTTCCCGGCAACGAAGTCCGGGCCGTACACGCGCATGATGGTCCCTGGCAGGATCGCCAGCGCCAGCAGGATCGGCATGGTGGTGGCCAGGCCCCACCGGGTCACGTTCTTGTAGAGCTGGTTCAGCTTCTCGTGCTCGCCCCGGTGGTGCAGGTCGGCCACGAACGGGCTGAACACCAGCGACAGCGAGGTCAGGAACAGCAGCAGCGACTGGCCGGTCCGAACGGTGGCGGCGTAGACCCCGACCTCATGGGACGGGCGGTAGTTCGCCAGGACGAACAGGTCGGTCCAGAAGAGCATCTGCGAGAACAGCGTGGCCGGCGCGCGCAGCAGCCCGAACCGCATGAGGGCACCGGTGTGCTCCTCCGGAATCCCGCCGCCGTCGGTGCGGGCGTCGAACCCGCGGGTCTCCCGCTCCCAGGCCCGCCAGGCGAAGAAGCACGCCGCCGCCCACGACAGGGCGTAGGCCAGCGTGGTGATGCCGGCGTTCTTGGCCACGAACCACCCGGCGAGGGCGATGACGATCCATCCCACCGGCTGGCCGATCCAGAAGATGTACAGCGTGTGCCGCATGATCTTCAGGCCCCGGGTTCCCCCCAGATAGGCCCAGGTCACCGCGGCGAAGGGGATGGCAAGGGCCGCGGCCCAGAACGCCAGCGTCCCCTGATGGCGCAGCCGCGAGGACACGAACACCCGGGCCAGAGGCCCGGCCAGCAGGAACACCGCCACGCCCAGCGCCAGCGAGACCACGGTCGCGATCACCGCCGACTTCCGCACCAGCGGCCGGACCCGCCCCAGCTCGCCCCGGCCCACCAGGATGGCCACCAGCCGCACGTTGGCCACGTCCATGCCGAACCGGGTCGCCGTCGACGCGATGAACGCGAACTGCGTGGCCACGGTGACCACGCCGAAGACCGCCGCGCCGAGCGACCGCGTCATGACCACCTGGGTGGCGAAGGTGGCCAGGACGCCGGCCCCCAGGCCGATCACGTTCTGGCCGGCGCCGCCCAGGATGTCGCGCTGGTCGGCGAACTGGCCGCGGGGGAGCACGGACTCCAGCGCCGTGCGAAATCCGCCGCGGCGCTTCACCGGCCGCTCGCCCGTGCGCCCCACGCTATTCCAGGTAGCCCAGGCCGCGGAGGTGCTCCTCCATCTCCTCGGCCTCCAGGTCGCCCACGGCCTGGCCCCCGTCCTCGGTGGCGGCCGCCGACGCATCGCCGGCCCGCACCGCGGCCTCCGCTCCCAGCACGGAGGTGAGCACCCGGCCGGTGTGGGCCACCGACGCCGGAGCGTCCAGCGCGGCCAGCACCGTCGGCGCCACGTCGACCAGGTTGGGCGATTCGGCGAACGCATCGGCCGCCACGTTCGGACCGGCCGCCACGATCACGCCCTCCATCCGGTGGTCGCCCGACACCCAGTCCGCCCTCTCCACCATGGCCTTGGCGTGGGTGAGGCTGTACAGCTCGGCCGGCTCGAACAGCAGGTCCGGCGCCCGGTCCAGGAACTTCCCCTTGAAGACCTCCTCGCGCCGCCACACCCGCTTCACCGGCGAGCGGCCCGTGTCCGGATCCTTGAACGACGCGATCCTCTCGGCCAGCTCGTCGCGGACCCGCTCGTAGTCCTCGGCCGGCACGATCCCGTCGACCTCGCGTCCGGCCAGGTTCACCGACACCCCTTCACCGGTGGACCGGATCGACGTGTACGCCCGCGTCTTCGCCCAGTTCACCGATTGGGGCAGCGACACCTTCCCGTGCAGGCCCAGCATGTCGTACACCTTCCGCGCCACGTTCCGGGCCCACCCCCACTGCATGGGCCCGAACACCGCCTGGCTGGCCGAGAACTGGAGATACCCGAGATGCCGCAGGAGTTGGTCCATGTGCACCGCCCGGGTGCAGGACTGGAACCCGTGGTCGGAGATGAACATCACCAGGTCGTCGTGGCGGGTCCGGGACAGCAGCGACCCCAGGGCCTCGTCGAGCATCCGGTACACGTCCCGGACCCGCTCCGCCACCTTCTCCTTCGAGCGCGTCGCGTAGTCCGGGTGGTCGGGCGAGAGGTACTCGGACAGGCAGTGCTGGACCCGGTCCGTGGCGAAGAACACGAAGCATCCGAGGTCCCAGTCCGAGTCCGCGAGGCGCTCCATGGCCTTGATCCGGGCCCGGGTCACCGTGTTCACCTCGTCCAGGAACGCGTCCGGCCGGTTCCGGTACGTGGTCCACGACATCCCGTTGATGGGCCACGGGGTCCCGGCC
Above is a genomic segment from Actinomycetota bacterium containing:
- a CDS encoding MATE family efflux transporter — its product is MGRTGERPVKRRGGFRTALESVLPRGQFADQRDILGGAGQNVIGLGAGVLATFATQVVMTRSLGAAVFGVVTVATQFAFIASTATRFGMDVANVRLVAILVGRGELGRVRPLVRKSAVIATVVSLALGVAVFLLAGPLARVFVSSRLRHQGTLAFWAAALAIPFAAVTWAYLGGTRGLKIMRHTLYIFWIGQPVGWIVIALAGWFVAKNAGITTLAYALSWAAACFFAWRAWERETRGFDARTDGGGIPEEHTGALMRFGLLRAPATLFSQMLFWTDLFVLANYRPSHEVGVYAATVRTGQSLLLFLTSLSLVFSPFVADLHHRGEHEKLNQLYKNVTRWGLATTMPILLALAILPGTIMRVYGPDFVAGKSALEILIIGLIVPVVVGTVGFILIMVGRTGWDLLVYALSFVLAVGVAVWLAPSMGMKGAAIAEAVTLTTSAVARLLLVHHFVKIWPFDRHFLRLVPPAVAGGLAMWGMHLALAGPKWLIDLGGSILVGTIVYGVVLVAVGLKPGERRAVFSLAGRALSRT
- a CDS encoding alkaline phosphatase family protein, which encodes MPRVLLVGWDGADWRILDPLLEQGALPNLAALIGRGAKGVLRSTIPTHSWAAWPSFLTGVDPADHGVFDILESVPGTHKQYPVTYKSIKERTFLPDLSAAGREILMVNVPLTFPPPEIRGRLIAGGVLPKGRAFTYPSTLADDLEKAGTPWPINGMSWTTYRNRPDAFLDEVNTVTRARIKAMERLADSDWDLGCFVFFATDRVQHCLSEYLSPDHPDYATRSKEKVAERVRDVYRMLDEALGSLLSRTRHDDLVMFISDHGFQSCTRAVHMDQLLRHLGYLQFSASQAVFGPMQWGWARNVARKVYDMLGLHGKVSLPQSVNWAKTRAYTSIRSTGEGVSVNLAGREVDGIVPAEDYERVRDELAERIASFKDPDTGRSPVKRVWRREEVFKGKFLDRAPDLLFEPAELYSLTHAKAMVERADWVSGDHRMEGVIVAAGPNVAADAFAESPNLVDVAPTVLAALDAPASVAHTGRVLTSVLGAEAAVRAGDASAAATEDGGQAVGDLEAEEMEEHLRGLGYLE